Proteins encoded by one window of Gemmatimonadota bacterium:
- the rplK gene encoding 50S ribosomal protein L11 — protein sequence MAKKISTVIKLQVPAGQANPAPPVGSALGQHGVNPMEFCKVFNAKTQDQMGLIIPVVITVYADRSFSFITKTPPAAVLLKREAGLAKASGEPNREKVGKVTRDQVRQIAELKMPDLNAADTEAAMRMIEGTARSMGIEVEG from the coding sequence GTGGCCAAGAAAATATCAACGGTGATCAAACTCCAGGTACCGGCAGGCCAGGCGAATCCGGCGCCGCCGGTGGGATCGGCGCTCGGCCAGCACGGCGTTAATCCCATGGAGTTCTGCAAGGTCTTCAACGCGAAAACCCAGGATCAGATGGGCCTCATCATACCGGTCGTGATCACGGTCTACGCCGATCGCAGTTTTTCCTTTATCACCAAAACGCCCCCCGCCGCCGTGCTGCTCAAGCGCGAAGCAGGACTGGCTAAAGCCTCCGGCGAACCGAACCGGGAAAAGGTCGGCAAGGTAACGCGGGACCAGGTCAGGCAGATCGCCGAGCTCAAGATGCCGGACCTGAACGCCGCGGATACGGAGGCGGCCATGCGCATGATCGAAGGCACGGCCCGCAGTATGGGCATCGAGGTGGAAGGCTAA
- the rplA gene encoding 50S ribosomal protein L1 produces MKRGRRYLAASEKVEAGRDYPLEDALSIVKETSKTKFDETVEVAMRLNVDPRHADQMVRGAVALPHGTGKETRVLVLTRGEAQKDAQEAGADYVGADEYIEQIEKGWTEFDVVIATPDIMRDVGKLGRVLGPRGLMPNPKSGTVTFDVGPAVREVKSGRIEYRVDRNGNLHAAVGKASFSVQQLKENASAFIDAVMRAKPASAKGQYIRRLTISSTMGPGVSVDRQAATVEA; encoded by the coding sequence ATGAAAAGAGGAAGGCGCTATCTGGCCGCCAGCGAGAAAGTGGAAGCGGGAAGGGATTATCCCCTTGAGGACGCGTTGTCGATTGTCAAGGAGACGTCGAAGACGAAATTCGACGAGACCGTCGAGGTGGCCATGCGGCTGAACGTGGATCCCCGCCACGCGGACCAGATGGTACGGGGCGCGGTGGCGCTGCCCCATGGAACGGGGAAGGAAACCAGGGTGCTCGTGCTGACGCGGGGCGAAGCGCAGAAAGACGCCCAGGAAGCCGGCGCGGACTACGTCGGCGCCGACGAGTATATCGAGCAGATCGAAAAAGGCTGGACCGAATTCGACGTCGTGATCGCCACGCCCGATATCATGCGCGACGTGGGCAAGCTGGGACGCGTACTGGGTCCCCGTGGACTCATGCCCAATCCGAAGAGCGGCACCGTTACCTTTGACGTCGGTCCGGCGGTCCGGGAAGTGAAATCCGGCCGGATCGAGTACCGCGTGGACCGCAACGGCAACCTGCACGCTGCCGTGGGCAAGGCGTCCTTCTCGGTCCAGCAGTTGAAGGAAAACGCTTCGGCGTTCATCGACGCGGTCATGCGGGCGAAGCCTGCATCCGCCAAAGGGCAGTACATACGGC